One window of the Eucalyptus grandis isolate ANBG69807.140 chromosome 8, ASM1654582v1, whole genome shotgun sequence genome contains the following:
- the LOC104415865 gene encoding LOW QUALITY PROTEIN: G-type lectin S-receptor-like serine/threonine-protein kinase LECRK3 (The sequence of the model RefSeq protein was modified relative to this genomic sequence to represent the inferred CDS: inserted 1 base in 1 codon) yields the protein MADSTLHCMRFTSIVAPLPILLLFAFIFITATSQRQTNISLGXSLTPSSNNSWLSPSGLFKFGFYRTDRGYWVGVTLGGTVVWTANRNNPPVPSSSTLLFTNDGRLVLQSTGAQDTLVANASEKAVLASFSDAGNFVLYNSRGDKIWQSFHSPTDTLLAGQNLLPDHRLLSSVSDSDPSIGIFCLDMQATGNLVQYPIDSPLNYYWSSDTFGFSDGATLNLDNDGSLYLSNRTGEIFKNITRSRGPPKEGILYLMRLDVDGILRLYSYNGTRKNLAAEWSSSNDKCSPGGICGFNMFCVMVDQNAECECLPGFVPVNKGDWRSGCKRKFTAQTCEETKPLPGYNIESVNNTVWENTTYDSLTSLTEKECQEACLRDCNCEAVIYKDGNCGKQRLPLKYGRRNLHELSTLYIKVGETGLKRSSGREIPISIASSVAFALVTLAVSGFIVSKYRARVHVTFSEEGNTRIVENVSPKLYTYEELKKVTKDFAEQIGKGAFGTVYKGTLSNGREVVAVKKLEKIASDGDSEFQTEVKIIGRTHHRNLVKLLGYCVDGHHRLLVYEYMSNGSLADLLFAPERRPRGDEKMGIARNIARGLLYLHEECETQIIHCDIKPQNILIDEHKHAKISDFGLSKLLKPDQTNTMTRIRGTRGYVAPEWHKKLPVTVKADVYSFGIMLLEIICCRRSVDWKLPDEEAVLEEWVHNCFRAGELEKLVDDELMDRRQLGRMVKVGLWCILEEPSLRPSMKKVLLMLEGTVDIPIPPYPSSIISAI from the exons ATGGCTGATTCAACCCTCCATTGCATGCGCTTCACTTCTATAGTTGCTCCCCTTCCCATTCTTCTCTTATTTGCATTCATCTTCATAACTGCTACTTCACAGAGACAGACAAACATAAGCCTTG GATCTCTCACCCCTTCCTCCAACAACTCATGGCTCTCACCTTCTGGCCTCTTCAAATTCGGATTCTACCGGACAGACCGTGGTTACTGGGTTGGAGTAACTCTAGGCGGAACCGTGGTTTGGACGGCCAACCGAAACAACCCTCCAGTCCCGAGCAGTTCCACCCTGCTCTTCACCAATGACGGGAGACTCGTCCTGCAGTCCACAGGAGCGCAAGATACGCTCGTCGCCAATGCTAGCGAGAAGGCAGTCTTGGCTTCCTTTTCCGATGCGGGCAATTTCGTCTTGTATAACTCGAGGGGGGACAAAATATGGCAGAGTTTCCATTCGCCAACTGATACCCTCTTGGCAGGGCAAAATTTATTACCGGACCATCGGTTGCTTTCGAGCGTTTCAGATAGCGACCCATCGATCGGTATCTTTTGCCTTGACATGCAAGCAACTGGGAACCTCGTGCAATATCCGATAGATAGTCCACTGAACTATTACTGGTCGTCCGACACCTTTGGATTTAGTGACGGTGCAACACTAAATCTCGACAATGATGGCTCTCTCTACTTGTCAAACAGAACAGGTGAAATTTTCAAGAATATCACCCGTAGTAGGGGACCTCCTAAGGAAGGAATCCTCTATCTTATGAGACTCGATGTAGATGGGATTTTGCGACTGTACTCATACAACGGGACCAGGAAGAACTTGGCCGCGGAATGGAGTTCTTCTAATGACAAATGCAGCCCTGGTGGCATATGCGGCTTCAACATGTTCTGCGTGATGGTCGATCAGAACGCCGAGTGCGAGTGTCTCCCAGGATTCGTGCCTGTGAACAAGGGCGACTGGAGATCTGGCTGCAAGAGGAAGTTCACCGCCCAAACCTGCGAGGAAACAAAACCCCTCCCTGGATACAACATTGAATCGGTCAATAACACCGTGTGGGAGAACACCACCTATGACTCACTGACGTCCTTGACCGAGAAAGAATGTCAAGAAGCATGTCTGCGGGATTGCAATTGCGAAGCTGTGATATACAAAGACGGAAACTGCGGAAAGCAGAGGCTCCCTCTTAAGTACGGCAGGAGAAACCTCCACGAGTTGAGCACTCTTTATATCAAGGTTGGTGAGACTGGATTAAAAAGATCTTCTGGGAGAGAGATTCCAATCTCGATTGCATCTTCTGTTGCTTTTGCATTAGTCACACTAGCTGTGTCTGGATTCATTGTTTCCAAGTATCGTGCTCGGGTCCACGTAACATTTTCCGAGGAGGGAAATACTAGAATAGTAGAGAACGTTTCACCGAAATTATATACTTATGAAGAGCTGAAGAAAGTGACCAAAGATTTTGCCGAACAGATTGGCAAGGGAGCATTTGGCACAGTTTATAAAGGCACGCTGTCCAATGGCCGCGAGGTTGTGGCTGTCAAGAAACTAGAGAAGATCGCATCTGATGGGGATAGTGAATTCCAAACTGAGGTGAAAATTATTGGGAGGACGCATCATCGGAATCTCGTCAAGCTGCTCGGCTATTGTGTTGATGGACACCACAGGCTTTTGGTGTACGAGTACATGAGCAATGGATCACTCGCAGATTTGCTTTTTGCACCAGAAAGACGACCTCGTGGGGATGAGAAGATGGGAATCGCTCGGAACATAGCTAGAGGTCTCCTCTATCTACATGAAGAGTGCGAAACCCAGATCATTCACTGCGATATAAAGCCCCAGAACATACTAATCGACGAGCATAAGCATGCAAAAATATCCGATTTTGGGTTGTCAAAGCTGCTCAAGCCAGATCAAACCAACACCATGACAAGGATCAGAGGAACGCGCGGGTACGTTGCGCCTGAGTGGCACAAGAAACTGCCAGTGACAGTGAAGGCGGATGTTTACAGCTTTGGAATCATGTTGCTGGAGATCATCTGCTGCCGAAGGAGTGTGGATTGGAAGCTCCCCGATGAGGAAGCCGTTCTCGAAGAATGGGTCCACAACTGTTTTCGAGCTGGGGAACTAGAGAAGCTTGTAGATGATGAATTAATGGACAGAAGACAGTTGGGAAGAATGGTTAAAGTGGGTCTCTGGTGCATCCTGGAAGAGCCATCACTTCGTCCTTCAATGAAGAAGGTGCTTCTGATGCTCGAGGGCACAGTGGACATTCCAATACCTCCTTATCCTTCTTCGATAATCAGTGCCATCTAA